Proteins from one Kineosporiaceae bacterium genomic window:
- a CDS encoding APC family permease, whose amino-acid sequence MAQQKAAPNRLEGKLTLIDATAQSIGFMGPVFSMAFLVPLLVGMNASEKGAGMAAPLAVLLAAVGVLGLGWIVSEYARRIAAAGSLYDYISDGFGSRVGAAFGFLYYGGILGLGAGLLVLIGGTIHDTLLGEFEHALLPEGVWDILLLIIVGVVLYLGVALSTRTQLVLAMVSIAAVLLFALYVIIKVGGDNDLVTAFNPSASTTGGFNGIFFGVLYGVLLFTGFETAANLGEETAHPKRDIPRAVLISVITIAGFYVLVTYAQVAGYGFNMDNLGANAGAPLFGLTGPVADGGFGSTGIRILIEIMVILDMLAVLIGVSVAASRGIFALARDKRLPHGLATVSSRSTPLNATALVVALYAVLVLVTLFVPSFVAQSTPDGPLPHYVAVFYWFSTLGSVSLATIYLVMSIGAYRGLADHPSRTGVYLAATVGTLVTGAALFGAVYKVPAPLIYAAYTALGVLIVGGILTVVFPGEDHVGDQWEPLAEADHGPQKL is encoded by the coding sequence GTGGCCCAGCAAAAGGCAGCGCCGAACCGGCTTGAAGGCAAGCTCACCCTGATCGATGCAACAGCTCAGTCCATCGGCTTCATGGGCCCGGTGTTCTCGATGGCGTTCCTCGTGCCGCTGTTGGTCGGCATGAACGCCTCGGAGAAGGGCGCCGGCATGGCGGCGCCCCTGGCGGTGTTGCTCGCCGCCGTCGGGGTACTCGGCCTGGGGTGGATCGTCTCCGAGTACGCCCGCCGGATCGCTGCGGCCGGTTCGCTGTACGACTACATCAGCGACGGCTTCGGCTCACGGGTGGGCGCCGCGTTCGGCTTCCTCTACTACGGCGGCATCCTGGGCCTGGGCGCCGGACTACTGGTGCTGATCGGCGGCACCATTCACGACACCCTGCTGGGCGAGTTCGAGCACGCGCTGCTGCCCGAGGGCGTCTGGGACATCCTGCTGCTGATCATCGTCGGGGTGGTGCTCTACCTGGGCGTGGCCCTGTCGACCCGCACCCAGCTGGTGCTGGCGATGGTCTCGATCGCCGCGGTGCTGCTGTTCGCCCTGTACGTGATCATCAAGGTCGGCGGCGACAACGACCTGGTGACCGCGTTCAACCCCTCGGCCTCGACCACCGGCGGATTCAACGGCATCTTCTTCGGCGTGCTCTACGGCGTATTGCTGTTCACCGGATTCGAGACCGCCGCCAACCTCGGCGAGGAGACCGCTCACCCCAAGCGCGACATCCCCCGGGCCGTGCTGATCTCGGTCATCACCATCGCCGGGTTCTACGTCCTGGTCACCTACGCCCAGGTCGCCGGCTACGGCTTCAACATGGACAACCTCGGCGCGAACGCCGGTGCCCCGCTGTTCGGTTTGACCGGCCCGGTCGCCGACGGCGGGTTCGGCTCGACCGGCATCCGCATCCTGATCGAGATCATGGTCATCCTCGACATGCTGGCCGTGCTGATCGGTGTCTCGGTGGCCGCCTCGCGCGGCATCTTCGCCCTGGCCCGCGACAAGCGCCTGCCGCACGGTCTGGCCACCGTCTCCTCGCGCAGCACCCCGCTCAACGCCACCGCCCTGGTCGTGGCGTTGTACGCGGTGCTGGTGCTGGTCACCCTGTTCGTGCCGAGCTTCGTGGCCCAGTCGACCCCGGACGGTCCGCTGCCGCACTACGTGGCCGTCTTCTACTGGTTCTCGACCCTGGGCAGCGTCAGCCTGGCCACGATCTACCTGGTGATGTCGATCGGCGCCTACCGGGGGCTGGCCGACCACCCGAGCCGAACTGGGGTCTACCTGGCCGCCACCGTCGGCACGCTGGTCACCGGAGCCGCCCTGTTCGGCGCCGTCTACAAGGTGCCGGCGCCGCTGATCTACGCCGCCTACACCGCACTCGGCGTGTTGATCGTCGGCGGCATCCTCACCGTGGTCTTCCCCGGTGAGGACCACGTCGGCGACCAGTGGGAGCCCCTGGCCGAGGCCGA
- a CDS encoding type 1 glutamine amidotransferase, whose protein sequence is MTRTALLIEHDAYTRPALVGEALERHGYDVVRRLVVPEDRFHTPDVEHDFPDPRAWDLIVPMGAPWSVDDHATIGSWIRDELEMLATAHAEGVPVLGICFGGQAMSVALGGGVQRAGQWEIGWGEIETDDAALVGPGPWFQFHKDAMVLPPGAVEIARNAVCSQAWRAGRTLAVQFHPELTLEILDLWLANGATQVLQAEGLDVETVRRQAEHSAASARSRTVTLIESFLERIAH, encoded by the coding sequence ATGACCCGCACCGCCCTGCTCATCGAGCACGACGCCTACACCCGTCCCGCCCTGGTCGGCGAGGCGCTCGAGCGCCACGGGTACGACGTCGTCCGGCGACTCGTCGTCCCCGAGGATCGGTTTCACACCCCGGATGTCGAGCACGACTTTCCCGATCCGCGCGCCTGGGACCTGATCGTGCCCATGGGCGCCCCCTGGTCGGTCGACGATCACGCCACCATCGGCAGCTGGATTCGCGACGAGCTCGAGATGCTGGCCACCGCCCACGCCGAGGGGGTGCCGGTGCTCGGCATCTGCTTCGGCGGGCAGGCGATGTCGGTGGCCCTCGGTGGCGGCGTCCAGCGGGCCGGTCAGTGGGAGATCGGCTGGGGTGAGATCGAGACGGACGACGCGGCGCTGGTCGGGCCGGGGCCGTGGTTCCAGTTCCACAAGGACGCGATGGTGCTGCCACCGGGAGCCGTCGAGATCGCGCGCAATGCGGTGTGTTCGCAGGCCTGGCGGGCCGGGCGCACCCTCGCCGTGCAGTTCCACCCCGAGCTCACCCTGGAGATCCTCGATCTGTGGCTGGCCAATGGCGCCACTCAGGTACTGCAGGCCGAGGGGCTGGACGTCGAGACGGTGCGTCGCCAGGCCGAGCACTCCGCCGCATCCGCACGGTCACGTACCGTGACTCTGATTGAATCCTTCCTCGAGCGGATCGCGCACTGA
- a CDS encoding oxidoreductase produces MTITQTHVREHEADLVVRDRREVADGVVALTLAAPDATALPDWTPGAHIDLVLTDELTRQYSLCGSPSDATTWRVAVLRDPAGQGGSIHVHDHLAQGATVRVRGPRNHFALAAAPRYIFIAGGIGITPMLPMLEAAQAAGADWHLFYGGRSRASMAFVDELAAHPGGADRVTLVPQDEAGLLDLATILGTPAPDTLVYCCGPEPLLAAVEDRCAAWPAGALHLERFGAKPVVAAEGGDSAFEVVLQRSGITVPVAADTSIFDAVRAAGVSVLGSCLKGVCGTCETGVLDGAVDHRDSVLSAEEQEENEYMMICVSRCRGERLTLDL; encoded by the coding sequence ATGACGATCACCCAGACGCACGTCAGGGAACACGAGGCCGACCTCGTGGTGCGTGACCGGCGTGAGGTGGCCGACGGCGTCGTCGCGCTCACCCTGGCCGCACCGGACGCCACCGCCCTGCCGGACTGGACGCCCGGGGCGCACATCGACCTGGTCCTCACCGACGAGCTGACCCGGCAGTACTCCCTGTGCGGCAGCCCGTCGGACGCCACCACCTGGCGCGTCGCCGTGCTGCGCGACCCCGCCGGTCAGGGTGGGTCGATCCACGTCCACGATCATCTCGCGCAGGGCGCGACGGTGCGGGTGAGGGGACCACGCAACCACTTCGCGTTGGCCGCCGCGCCGCGGTACATCTTCATCGCCGGCGGCATCGGCATCACCCCGATGCTGCCCATGCTGGAAGCCGCCCAGGCGGCCGGTGCCGACTGGCACCTCTTTTACGGCGGTCGCAGCCGGGCCTCGATGGCGTTCGTCGACGAGCTCGCCGCTCACCCGGGCGGTGCCGACCGGGTCACCCTGGTGCCCCAGGACGAAGCCGGGCTGCTCGACCTGGCCACCATCCTGGGCACCCCGGCGCCCGACACGCTGGTCTACTGCTGCGGTCCCGAACCGCTGCTCGCCGCGGTCGAGGATCGGTGCGCCGCGTGGCCGGCCGGGGCGCTTCACCTCGAGCGGTTCGGCGCCAAGCCGGTCGTGGCGGCCGAGGGCGGCGACAGCGCATTCGAGGTGGTGCTGCAGCGCTCGGGGATCACCGTGCCGGTGGCGGCCGACACCTCGATCTTCGACGCCGTCCGGGCGGCCGGGGTGAGCGTGCTCGGCTCGTGCCTGAAAGGCGTCTGCGGCACCTGCGAGACCGGCGTCCTGGATGGGGCGGTCGACCACCGCGACTCGGTGCTCAGCGCCGAGGAGCAGGAGGAGAACGAGTACATGATGATCTGCGTCTCGCGCTGTCGCGGCGAGCGCCTGACGCTGGACCTGTGA
- a CDS encoding Rieske 2Fe-2S domain-containing protein: protein MTAPRQAWYAAASSDDVSRVPIGRRVLGESVVLFRTTTGSVVALEDRCAHRPYPLSLGRLDGDLIVSGYTGFAYAPDGACVRVPTQQHVPVGARVRAFPVHDDGAFVWVWVGTPESAALRPAPQAPWLTSPEWASFGQEWQTAAGIEVLQDNFADISHVAVVDEYIAPPVLSAATPPPLEVEVSETSVRFWRSFDPAPLAAWHARALGLPVEARHEQREEGRFVSPGLWVDRWDVLPDGGSGQALTFVFTHALTPVDDRTTRHAWRVSRNAALDEATSATLLPIFERYYRSVQLILETLQQVVDRDGARPDVNVTADAAGMAVRKIMRRLVADEALRG from the coding sequence ATGACTGCTCCTCGCCAGGCCTGGTACGCCGCCGCCTCGTCGGACGATGTCAGCCGGGTGCCGATCGGACGCCGCGTGCTCGGCGAGTCCGTGGTGTTGTTCCGCACCACGACGGGCTCGGTCGTGGCACTCGAGGACCGCTGCGCCCACCGCCCGTACCCGCTGAGTCTGGGCCGGCTGGACGGCGACCTGATCGTCTCGGGTTATACCGGCTTCGCCTACGCCCCGGACGGCGCGTGCGTGCGCGTGCCGACGCAGCAGCACGTGCCGGTGGGGGCGCGGGTGCGTGCCTTCCCGGTCCACGACGACGGCGCGTTCGTCTGGGTCTGGGTCGGCACGCCCGAGTCGGCGGCGTTGCGTCCGGCACCGCAGGCGCCGTGGCTGACCTCGCCGGAGTGGGCCAGCTTCGGGCAGGAGTGGCAGACCGCCGCGGGCATCGAGGTGTTGCAGGACAACTTCGCCGACATCAGCCACGTTGCCGTGGTCGACGAGTACATCGCCCCGCCGGTGCTGTCCGCGGCCACCCCGCCGCCACTCGAGGTCGAGGTCAGTGAGACCTCGGTGCGGTTCTGGCGCAGCTTCGACCCGGCGCCGCTGGCGGCCTGGCACGCCCGGGCGTTGGGCCTGCCGGTCGAGGCCCGTCACGAGCAGCGCGAGGAGGGACGGTTCGTCTCGCCGGGGTTGTGGGTCGACCGCTGGGACGTGCTGCCCGACGGCGGCTCGGGGCAGGCACTGACCTTCGTGTTCACCCATGCGCTGACCCCGGTCGACGACCGAACGACACGCCACGCCTGGCGGGTGAGCCGCAATGCCGCCCTCGACGAGGCCACCAGCGCCACCCTGCTGCCGATCTTCGAGCGGTACTACCGCAGTGTGCAGTTGATCCTCGAGACCCTGCAGCAGGTGGTCGACCGGGACGGCGCCCGGCCGGACGTCAACGTCACGGCCGATGCCGCGGGCATGGCGGTCCGCAAGATCATGCGCCGGCTGGTGGCCGACGAGGCACTGCGCGGCTGA
- a CDS encoding APC family permease has protein sequence MSAERPEATGASTAEHQLRRGSLGVVGIAFFVISAAAPLTAMAGGAPVAMLLGNGAGVPFAYVIVSLLLLLFAVGYTTMARHHTSTGAFYSYVTRGLRQPLGGASAIIAVLGYNAMQIGLYGLFGAATAGFMSDQFGVDLAWWVYVLTAIAVIAVLGYRQVDLSLKVLGVLVAAEFLIVLLLDLAIVINGGQGGSTGLSLSAFSPSALTSGSLAIALLFNSASFIGFEATTIYSEEAREPQRTVPRATYVAVLTIGLFYTVTTWLMVNAQGADGLVDHIGGLKPDPTAFLFEISGTYLGSAATTAMTLLFATSVFAALLAFHNAVARYLYALGREGILPTPLGHTHKIHLSPHKGSVSQSALALVVVLLFVITDKNPVLALFTWLTQLGTLAILVLMALASFAVVAFFRRHRELDTNLARTLVAPLVSGLALVWVAGYAASEFGNLIGDPASPLRWQLPALIPAAAAVGLLLALRLRSLSPERYASMGRHRGEEIFSDAPLD, from the coding sequence GTGAGTGCTGAACGCCCCGAGGCCACCGGCGCCTCGACCGCCGAGCACCAACTCCGCCGCGGATCGCTGGGGGTGGTCGGCATCGCCTTCTTCGTGATCTCTGCGGCGGCACCGCTGACCGCCATGGCCGGCGGCGCGCCGGTGGCGATGCTGCTCGGCAACGGCGCCGGCGTGCCGTTCGCCTACGTCATCGTGAGCCTGCTGCTGCTGCTCTTCGCGGTCGGCTACACCACGATGGCGCGTCATCACACCAGCACCGGGGCGTTCTACAGCTACGTCACCAGGGGTCTACGCCAGCCACTCGGGGGCGCCTCGGCGATCATCGCCGTCCTCGGCTACAACGCCATGCAGATCGGCCTCTACGGACTGTTCGGGGCGGCCACGGCCGGATTCATGTCGGACCAGTTCGGCGTCGACCTCGCCTGGTGGGTCTACGTGCTGACCGCCATTGCCGTGATCGCCGTCCTGGGCTATCGGCAGGTCGACCTGTCGCTCAAGGTGCTCGGCGTCCTGGTGGCCGCCGAGTTCCTGATCGTGCTGCTGCTCGACCTCGCCATCGTCATCAACGGCGGGCAGGGCGGTTCGACCGGGCTCAGCCTGAGCGCCTTCAGCCCCAGCGCCCTCACCTCGGGCTCCCTGGCCATCGCCCTGCTGTTCAACAGCGCCTCGTTCATCGGATTCGAGGCCACCACGATCTACAGCGAGGAGGCCCGCGAACCGCAGCGCACCGTGCCCCGGGCCACCTACGTGGCGGTGCTGACCATCGGGCTCTTCTACACCGTGACCACCTGGCTGATGGTCAACGCCCAGGGGGCCGACGGCCTGGTCGACCACATCGGCGGCCTGAAGCCGGACCCCACGGCGTTCCTCTTCGAGATCTCGGGCACCTACCTGGGCTCGGCTGCCACCACCGCGATGACACTGCTGTTCGCGACCAGCGTGTTCGCGGCCCTGCTCGCGTTTCACAACGCGGTGGCCCGCTACCTGTACGCGCTCGGTCGCGAGGGCATCCTGCCCACTCCGCTGGGGCACACGCACAAGATCCACCTCAGCCCACACAAGGGCTCGGTGAGTCAGAGCGCGCTGGCGCTGGTCGTCGTCCTGCTGTTCGTGATCACCGACAAGAACCCGGTCCTGGCCCTGTTCACCTGGCTGACCCAGCTGGGCACCCTGGCGATCCTGGTGCTGATGGCCCTGGCCTCGTTCGCCGTGGTGGCCTTCTTCCGCCGGCACCGCGAACTGGACACCAACCTCGCCCGCACCCTGGTGGCGCCGCTGGTGTCCGGCCTGGCCCTGGTCTGGGTGGCCGGGTACGCGGCGTCCGAGTTCGGCAACCTGATCGGTGATCCGGCGAGCCCGTTGCGCTGGCAGCTGCCCGCACTGATCCCGGCGGCTGCCGCGGTCGGCCTGTTGCTGGCGCTGCGCTTGCGCAGCCTGTCGCCGGAGCGCTACGCCTCGATGGGACGCCACCGCGGCGAGGAGATCTTCTCCGACGCCCCGCTGGACTGA
- a CDS encoding catechol 1,2-dioxygenase, translating to MGEVVGAGLLAHVPTIMLPEAVRHELYGPGDTTLVQGLYDLRREVFETLDYDTVVVLDSHWFTTVEFVVTAQDRRAGLFTAEELPRGMCRVPYDWRGDPELAHAHAAAADAHGTWITANDDPYLPMYYPMLNMWKFLGEGVGASGSGLGEGLDPGRDKRWIAVSVAQTGDREDFLRAGRALGDAIAATDRKVILIASGALSHTFWKLRQLRDHEAAAPEHIHTPEAYQADLQRLEWFAAGDHARVLATMDEFMPYRPEAMFAHYLMMAGALGESDLTAPSRQYGEYENSIGTGQVHLWFDRPEGGFPRPHRTEIDADTLRQKAALSGTDPAAPTVDLPAAG from the coding sequence ATGGGTGAAGTGGTGGGGGCGGGCCTGCTGGCCCACGTCCCGACGATCATGTTGCCCGAGGCGGTTCGGCACGAGCTGTACGGGCCGGGGGACACCACGCTGGTGCAGGGGCTGTACGACCTGCGCCGCGAGGTCTTCGAGACCCTCGACTACGACACCGTCGTGGTGCTCGACTCGCACTGGTTCACCACGGTCGAGTTCGTGGTCACCGCGCAGGACCGGCGGGCGGGCCTGTTCACCGCCGAGGAACTGCCGCGCGGCATGTGCCGGGTGCCCTACGACTGGCGCGGTGACCCCGAGCTGGCGCACGCCCATGCCGCCGCGGCCGATGCCCACGGCACCTGGATCACGGCGAACGACGACCCGTACCTGCCGATGTACTACCCGATGCTGAACATGTGGAAGTTCCTCGGTGAGGGAGTGGGCGCTTCCGGATCGGGCCTGGGCGAGGGGCTGGACCCGGGCCGCGACAAGCGCTGGATCGCCGTCTCGGTGGCCCAGACCGGCGACCGGGAGGACTTCCTGCGCGCCGGCCGGGCGCTCGGCGATGCCATCGCCGCCACCGACCGCAAGGTCATCCTGATCGCCTCCGGCGCGCTGTCGCACACGTTCTGGAAGCTGCGTCAGTTGCGCGATCACGAGGCCGCCGCGCCGGAACACATCCACACCCCCGAGGCCTACCAGGCCGACCTGCAGCGCCTGGAGTGGTTCGCCGCCGGCGACCACGCCCGGGTGCTGGCCACCATGGACGAGTTCATGCCCTACCGGCCCGAGGCGATGTTCGCCCACTACCTGATGATGGCCGGAGCGCTCGGTGAGTCCGACCTGACCGCGCCCTCGCGGCAGTACGGCGAGTACGAGAACTCGATCGGCACCGGGCAGGTGCACCTGTGGTTCGACCGGCCCGAGGGCGGCTTCCCCCGTCCACACCGCACCGAGATCGACGCCGACACCCTGCGCCAGAAGGCTGCACTGTCCGGCACCGACCCGGCCGCCCCCACCGTCGACCTCCCCGCCGCCGGCTGA
- a CDS encoding fumarylacetoacetate hydrolase family protein: protein MREYRRILLDGNAVDVVRDGESLRAGDGREVAIADAVHLPPVTPSKIVCVHLNYISRVTEMMTSLPPAPTYFHKPVSALNAHESAVVRPEGCTWLNYEGEIVIVIGRTCRNISPAEAGDYIRGYTVGNDYGLHDFRDTDSGSMLRVKGADTLAPVGPGIVEGWDFRGKGIQTRVNGVVKQDGTTDEMEWDMHYLVADIARTITLQPGDLLFSGTPAISRTVYPGDVVEVEVEGLGTLRNHIITGPTPIRTDVGAQPTESEEVLSTAQGGDWEFRGIRKPKPPAH, encoded by the coding sequence CTGCGTGAGTACCGCCGGATCCTGCTGGACGGCAATGCCGTGGACGTCGTCCGGGACGGCGAGTCGCTGCGGGCCGGTGACGGTCGCGAGGTGGCGATCGCGGACGCCGTCCACCTGCCGCCGGTGACGCCGTCCAAGATCGTCTGTGTGCACCTGAACTACATCTCCCGGGTGACCGAGATGATGACGTCGCTGCCGCCGGCGCCGACCTACTTCCACAAGCCGGTCTCGGCGCTCAACGCGCACGAGAGCGCCGTCGTCCGGCCCGAGGGCTGCACGTGGCTCAACTACGAGGGCGAGATCGTCATCGTGATCGGGCGCACCTGCCGCAACATCTCCCCGGCCGAGGCGGGCGACTACATCCGCGGCTACACGGTCGGCAACGACTACGGCCTGCACGACTTCCGCGACACCGACTCCGGCTCGATGCTGCGGGTCAAGGGCGCCGACACCCTGGCGCCGGTCGGCCCCGGCATCGTCGAGGGCTGGGACTTCCGCGGCAAGGGCATCCAGACCCGGGTCAACGGGGTGGTGAAGCAGGACGGCACCACCGACGAGATGGAGTGGGACATGCACTACCTCGTCGCCGACATCGCCCGCACCATCACGCTGCAGCCCGGCGACCTGCTGTTCAGCGGCACCCCGGCGATCTCGCGCACGGTCTACCCCGGCGACGTGGTCGAGGTGGAGGTCGAGGGCCTGGGCACCCTGCGCAACCACATCATCACCGGCCCGACGCCGATCCGCACCGACGTCGGCGCCCAGCCGACCGAGAGCGAAGAGGTGCTCTCGACCGCGCAGGGCGGCGACTGGGAGTTCCGCGGCATCCGCAAGCCCAAGCCCCCGGCGCACTGA
- a CDS encoding GNAT family N-acetyltransferase, which produces MLRLRRAVLDDVPLLTDWNRQPHVLAALNNDEPYDWTVELTEADAFTEHVIAEDDGRPVGYLAIIDPAREHTHYWGEVEPDQRALDIWIGEPADLGRGLGTQMMRSALARCFAAPEVTGVLLDPLTVNVDARRFYARLGFVEIGPRRFGEDDCTVYRIDRTTWEHRADAAKVEAGAWSGARRPVIAIPARFSQSAAALRYRAEVGAEALITAVFAAGGEPVLIHPHAPGGRVDHGAVRERIARADGVLLPGGGDLSARWYGAGEHDRLYDVDEEQDAFDLALARVCLNDGIPLLAICRGLQVVTVALGGTLVQHLGDLPDAARADHRHHVHTVDVEADSVLAEVVPNQRIEISCYHHQCVDAPGEGMVVIARAEDGIPEAYALPAASGWFLGVQWHPEDTARENPDQAAIFAAHVRAAAARGVRA; this is translated from the coding sequence GTGCTCCGGCTGCGCCGGGCGGTGCTGGACGACGTCCCGCTGCTCACCGACTGGAACCGCCAACCGCACGTGCTCGCCGCGCTGAACAACGACGAGCCCTATGACTGGACGGTGGAGCTCACCGAGGCCGATGCGTTCACCGAGCACGTGATCGCCGAGGACGACGGCCGCCCGGTCGGTTACCTGGCGATCATCGACCCGGCGCGTGAGCACACCCACTACTGGGGTGAGGTCGAGCCCGACCAACGGGCGCTCGACATCTGGATCGGCGAACCGGCGGACCTGGGCCGAGGGCTGGGCACACAGATGATGCGCTCGGCGCTGGCGCGGTGCTTCGCCGCGCCCGAGGTGACCGGGGTGCTGCTGGATCCGCTGACCGTCAATGTCGACGCCCGCCGGTTCTACGCCCGGCTCGGCTTCGTCGAGATCGGACCGCGCCGGTTCGGCGAGGATGACTGCACGGTGTACCGAATCGACCGGACGACCTGGGAGCATCGCGCGGACGCCGCCAAGGTCGAGGCCGGCGCCTGGTCGGGTGCGCGCCGTCCGGTGATCGCCATTCCGGCTCGGTTCTCGCAGTCGGCCGCGGCACTGCGTTACCGCGCGGAGGTCGGCGCCGAGGCGCTGATCACGGCGGTGTTCGCGGCCGGGGGAGAACCGGTACTGATCCATCCGCATGCCCCGGGCGGCCGGGTCGACCACGGCGCGGTGCGCGAGCGGATCGCGAGGGCGGACGGCGTCCTGCTACCCGGTGGTGGGGACCTGTCGGCCCGGTGGTACGGCGCCGGCGAGCACGATCGGCTCTACGACGTCGACGAGGAACAGGACGCCTTCGACCTGGCGCTGGCCCGGGTCTGCCTGAACGACGGCATCCCGCTGCTGGCGATCTGCCGTGGTCTGCAGGTGGTCACCGTGGCCCTCGGTGGCACGCTGGTACAACACCTGGGAGATCTTCCGGACGCGGCCAGGGCCGATCACCGTCACCACGTGCACACGGTGGACGTCGAGGCGGATTCCGTTCTGGCCGAAGTGGTCCCGAATCAGCGGATCGAGATCTCGTGCTACCACCACCAGTGTGTCGACGCCCCCGGCGAGGGCATGGTGGTGATCGCCCGGGCCGAGGACGGCATCCCCGAGGCGTACGCGCTGCCCGCGGCGTCCGGCTGGTTCCTGGGCGTCCAGTGGCACCCCGAGGACACCGCACGCGAGAACCCTGACCAGGCGGCGATCTTCGCCGCGCACGTGCGCGCCGCAGCGGCCCGCGGCGTCCGGGCGTGA
- a CDS encoding pyridoxal phosphate-dependent aminotransferase, producing the protein MRRIIQSKKLQHVRYDVRGPILVEAQRLEAEGHKILKLNIGNTAPFGFQAPEAIVADMIHHLPDAQGYVDSRGIYSARTAVAQYYQSHGLTETSVDDVFVGNGVSELITMVLQAFLDDGNEILVPAPDYPLWTGAVSLSGGTPVHYRCDETNGWNPDLADIESKITENTHALVIINPNNPTGAVYSEATVRALVDIARRHDLVIMADEIYEKILFDDAVHHHAATFAGDDVLCLTFSGLSKAYRVCGYRSGWVMISGPKHLAEDFLEGLTLLSNMRMCSNVPAQHAIQTALGGYQSINELIVPGGRFYEQSKLASRMLNEIPGVSCVEPMGALYCFPRLDPDVYPIKDDEAFVIDLLRAKKLLVTHGTGFNWFDPDHFRLVTLPDVTVLTEAIERIADYLETLRA; encoded by the coding sequence ATGCGCCGCATCATTCAGAGCAAGAAGCTGCAGCATGTTCGCTACGACGTCCGTGGTCCGATCCTGGTCGAGGCGCAGCGACTCGAGGCCGAGGGCCACAAGATCCTCAAGCTGAACATCGGCAACACGGCACCGTTCGGGTTCCAGGCGCCCGAGGCGATCGTGGCCGACATGATCCACCACCTGCCCGACGCGCAGGGTTACGTCGATTCCCGCGGCATCTACTCGGCGCGCACCGCGGTGGCGCAGTACTACCAGTCGCACGGGCTCACCGAGACCTCGGTGGACGACGTCTTCGTCGGCAACGGGGTCAGCGAGCTGATCACCATGGTGCTGCAGGCGTTCCTGGACGACGGCAACGAGATCCTGGTGCCGGCACCGGATTACCCCCTGTGGACCGGGGCGGTCTCGCTGTCCGGCGGGACACCGGTGCACTACCGGTGTGACGAGACGAACGGCTGGAATCCCGACCTGGCCGACATCGAATCGAAGATCACCGAGAACACGCATGCCCTGGTGATCATCAATCCGAACAACCCGACCGGCGCGGTGTACAGCGAGGCCACGGTGCGGGCGCTGGTCGACATCGCCCGCCGCCACGACCTGGTGATCATGGCCGACGAGATCTACGAGAAGATCCTGTTCGACGACGCGGTGCACCACCATGCGGCGACCTTCGCCGGCGATGACGTCCTCTGCCTGACCTTCTCGGGGCTGTCGAAGGCCTACCGGGTCTGCGGCTATCGCTCCGGCTGGGTGATGATCTCGGGGCCGAAGCACCTGGCCGAGGACTTCCTCGAGGGTCTGACCCTGCTGTCCAACATGCGGATGTGCTCCAACGTGCCGGCGCAGCACGCGATCCAGACCGCGCTCGGCGGCTACCAGTCGATCAACGAGCTGATCGTGCCGGGCGGGCGGTTCTACGAGCAGTCGAAGCTGGCCTCGCGGATGCTCAACGAGATCCCCGGGGTCTCGTGCGTCGAGCCGATGGGCGCGCTGTACTGCTTCCCGCGGCTCGACCCGGACGTGTACCCGATCAAGGACGACGAGGCGTTCGTCATCGACCTGCTGCGGGCCAAGAAGCTGCTGGTCACCCACGGCACCGGCTTCAACTGGTTCGACCCCGACCACTTCCGCCTGGTGACCCTGCCGGACGTGACGGTGCTCACCGAGGCCATCGAGCGGATCGCCGACTATCTCGAGACACTGCGCGCCTGA